The sequence TAGTGCGAAGATAGATGTCTAGGTAGTTTATAATGAAATACATTTTTGCAGTTGCGTGGTCCATTATTGGAGGTGCCTTAGCTTGGAAGTAGAGCAATACCTGTGACAGGTGATTTATCGCCCGATCTCGATGAAAGGATTGCCCGTCCATCATCTACAGAGTGAGTGTTTACCTCTAATTGGAGGGTTGGGTTATGGACGGCCAGGGCTGAAATTCCGAAATGAAAAGGTTACCGGTGTCATCAAAAGGATCATTCAGTGGCAATTTCTGTCCATGCTAGCTATCAAATCCAACATGCAAGAGACAGGGTGACTGTTCGATGAATAGAGCTCCAGCCAGGACAAATTGGAAAAATTCCACGAGTTAAACTCCCATCGTATGATCATGCTCAATCCCAGGAGTGACGCTGGCGATAAATTTCAGAAAAACAACCAGGTATTGATCCACACGAATCGCCAcctgctcctcttcgtcggCTTGTAGAACCTCCCATTCATCACCACCATGTTGGGGCTGTGCATGATCACTCAGTGACAAGCCTTTGGTGTTGTCGACAAGCCCCTCGAGCCCACTGCCGCCTCCAGCTTTTTGAATCTGACTGGCTTGCTCGCGTGACTGATTGTGtttgagcttctccaggCGAAGCTTCAACGCGGCATCTGCTCGATCCAGCATCGTCTTCATCACGGAAGCATGTCGACATGGGTGGACGGTAGCCATCTTCACGCTTCCGTCGAACCAGGGAAAGTCCTCCAGGGTGACGGTCTTGTCTTTATAGTCTCCAACGATATCCTCCATCATCAGATGAGGAGGCAGTGGTTCCGACGGAGACAGGTAGCCTGAAAGATAGAGACGTGGTGTCCGATAGAAGTTGGAATATGTGATATAGAGGGTATAAGTGCGAAGCGGTCTGGGGAACAAAGTGGGTTATTATCATTCCACAAGTCAGACATACACATCCATGGGGTGCTCTGGTTTGACTTACTGCGTTGTCCCAGAGTCCCCCGCAGGCTCTCGGATGATggcttcctcgtcatcatcgtcatcttccaTGTCGGGAAtctcgtcttcctcttcttgctccCCCAGGTTGCCAGATTCATCTACCGTCCTCACATCCCGGATCTTTGCCTCTTGCATGTCACGGTCTGCGATGGTATCACGGCCACCTCCAGTCCGCAACCACCCCTCGTCTCCATTTGCGTCTCTTGTGTCCCCCTCGGCCTCTCCAGCAAGCATATCTCGCACGATTTCATCTTCGCGGCCCGCGTCTCCAGCGAAGTTGTCATTAAGCCTTCGATGGCAGGGCACGCCACGCGTCACGAGGAACTGTTTCCCGGGGGGAAGATACGAGACTCGTTTTGCTGGACTGGATGCGTCCCCCCAGGACCACGTTGGGAACTTGTAGACTAGGTAGTCGCCCGCGAGGACAAACTCCTCGGGAGTGATCTGTCCTGTCGTGCGGAAGGTGGATGTCCGGGAGACCGGGGCCAGGCGATCGCGCCAGGTCGACAGTGTAGAGTGGAAAATGTTCATTGTTGCATACGTAGGATAGGATCTATGGTGCTacaaagagggagggagaggggaaaagtgTAAAAGTAGGTGAAGATAACATTGGGGGAGTTGGAGATCCTCAGGCGGGGGAATCTTGATAAGCGGTGGGGCACATGATCGGCCCCGCGTGAGCTCACTTGAGTTTCCGCTTGTCTTTCAATCGATTTGCGGCTGTGACGTGGAAGTCATCTTGGGCTGTCTTGCAACCTCCTCTGGCATGCGCCGGTCACTTTTCGGAGCCACACGTCATGAGCAGGTCTCATGTGAAAACTCCTGGACCATATATCGAgtgttcctcttttttctttccccttgtctcctttctttctACGTATGACCCAAATATAGACGTAGTCTAGTGTACATTCTGCCCCGATCCGTCTTGTACCACGTGTCGAGGAGTCAAGCCTGGAGATTCAACTAGGCACTGCAGCTCTGGAGGCTCCCGTCAATATTGGTGACATTGGGGTGTTGTTCGCCTCGACTTGTACCTGACTCGTTCCCTGAAGATCGGGTTCCATTATATTAACTATATATTTGTCACCCAAGCTCTTGGCCTCCAAACTCATCtattcttcctcggccatctCTCCCCACCTACTAAATGCACTATTTTTGTTTCAACTCTGACCTACTGACCACAGAAGTAGTAATTGAGAGCTCGCCTCCATTGATATCCCCCGACTCTCCATTTTCTTGGAAATGCCTCGCTGGGCACTTCAAATCAGCCCATAGTGTGCTGACCTACAGTAGTCAAGAGAAAGACTGGAAATTCTCCAGTTGATACCGTATTGAATCTGATTGCTATTCGTTTTGAAGAGAAGACGCATTTAGAAAGATCATCAATTTGTTTCTTGGTCGTTTACCATTGATTCCATGGGATTCAACATTTTCGGGTGCCTTCTCCCTCTGGGGCCCTGCTCTAATTTGAGAGCAAATGGCCGAACTGGTactttttcattttcaaacGCTTGGAATTGAGGTGCTGACAGTCTTGCACATGGGGCGACGGGACGTTTGAGGGTGCAGACCGCGACTTCAATCCAATGCGTCGCCATCAAGAGCTCTCGGTTGGATCTCACCTGAGACAATCGAGGGTCGGGCTCTGTGTTGATCGGTCTGGCCATCTTTTGGGATAGATTGTTGTGTACCACGGCCGCTTTGAAATGATCCGTACGAGTTATGAAGTCTCGTCGATCAAGAATCTCCTCCTGCATGGGATGGCTCATTCCCCTTCATCCATCAGCAGTCTGCGCTCGATTTCCGCATCGACCTCGTCGGTCACCATGGGAATTGTCTTGCCCTTCCACACCTCCATTTCTCTGCGCAAAAACCCCTCCGTGCTCTGCATGGCGACGACTAGAAAGCCCAGTTCCTCTCGATCGACGTCAAACACTTCCCACCACTCCCCGTCCACTAGCTTGACGCCCTTTTCGCGGGTGGCCAGATAGATAGCTGCCACTGCAAGCGCGTTCGGCTGATGCGTGACATACAGTAACTGCGGCGAGAGAAGTGCTGCGTTGAGTTGTTCGAGGGCCCTCCGTGAGACGGCGGGGTTATTCACGCCGAGAGTCTGGAGGTAGGTGAGTGCAATGGTGTGGGGCAGGGCCACATGCGTGTCGAAGCCAAGTGTCCGGAGAATGACCGATTCGATGCGCAACAGTACCAACCGGCCAGCCTGGTAAGCCCCTTCGGAGAGAATATAATCGTCTGAAGCAGGTGGCTGCTTGGGAGCACCTTGCGGGTTTACGAACCACAGAGGCGATGCCTCCGGTGATGACAGTAAATGATAGACGTTGAGAATGGAGCGCGGTGACGTGGGCTGAAAGGATAACTTGGCCGTCAAGTACAGAGCGGCTGCGGATATGTCCTGTGAGAAATCCAAGGTGAGAACCCGAACTCCCAATGTCATGATGCGATCACAAATATAGTCACCTTGGCCGAGTAGATTCGCAGGCTCCCGCCTTCGGCACCTAGCCAGAATCTCGTAAAGATCACGATCGCTTGGGCAATAATATCCTGCGAGAGGTGAAGCAAGACTCCAGCGGACTGTGTGAGTTGCGCGCCTGCGCAACGAACCGACGTCTCGAGCTCGGATGGCACGCCATCAattgacgaggatgacgtGGAGAGCTGCTCCGGGGTCGCCAGCGCGTTCGAAATGTGCTTCAAGCCAGCATTTCTTTGGGCCATTGTTGCGCAGAGCTCGTCAAGACGGAGAAAAATAGATACACTGGTGTTGCTGAGCTGCTAGATTGGCCCTTGACACTGCCGGTTCGGCGGCCGGAGATCCGACCAGAGGGAAAAGTTGGGAGGGAGAAGCTCCGACGAGGCGGCCCACTCAGCGATCCCTTCCGAGTCGAACAAACATGAAGCTGAAGTTCTGGTCCGCTTTACTTCTAGGTAGCCCAGCGGTTATTGTCATACCTGTCGAACCCAGACAGCTGTTTGTGGGGACGATCACGACGCATTTTCACTCTCCGAGTCTCTACGGTGTGACCCACGTCCGCTCCAACATGGTTAAATGACGGCACCAGACCAAGAGATCCTCGTCAATTCATCGGCATCGTTCTGCCAACGGCATGACATCAGACCCTTCAGCATGTCCGTAGTCCCAGAAACGTTTTGAATCACCGCCACTTTTGATGGCGAGTCCACAGATCCACTGCCGGGGGAGTGTACACGTACTGATGTATAATGCGCAGTCCCGCCTGAGGTTGGGCTGCTCCATGTTTAGGCACTAGAACCGCTTCGTTCTTGAAGGTATAGGAGCGATGAATGAGTGCCCATAGGTAGGTAGATGGAACTACGGGTATAATAATATATCACGCAGCGTATTACACAGGTGAACGGACTGAAGGTTGCTACGTGCTATCAAACCGGACTCGGTAGTCGAGGTTTATAGAGGAACTGGTCCAATCTACTTCCACTTAACCTGGTTAGTAGTCTAACGGTCGGAGAGGGGCGTTTCATTCAGTGGACTAGGTTGAATGAGTTGTCTTTCTATTTCATTTTCGAGGTCTTTCCAATTCTCACCACGGTTGATAAACTTCCGTTAGGCAGGGAAAAGAGTCAGACAGACCTACAACCTTGTAGAAAATGGCGTTACGCATCGCACACGCTTCGGTTGATCGGGCTGGTCTAGTATCATCTATGGGCACCAATGTCATAGGCGCTTGGCCAGTCACATGAAAGTCCTGGACAGCCCCAATCTACAACCAAGCCGACCAGAGCATCACGTCCTACTGCAGCGTGCAGCGTGCAGAGTGCAGTCCCATCAATCATGGAATTCGATCTTCCAGCAGCCACCTGCAGGATTGAAATGTGCCCCTGGTGCGCAATGGTGGAAGCACATGTGGATCCTCGGGGCTGGCCAGGGAGGGTAGAGCTTCAGCCGCCACCGCTCGGGCGACGGTTGGATCGGAGGCATGTTTATTTGTCCAGCCTCCTAATTGTTGTCCTTAACGCTGTGTTCTGGTGGCAACTATCACCGTCTACTGTTCCACCAGAGCCCGAAAGACAGctaacctccccccccctccccccgatCAATTTGACCAGAGAAGAGGGACTGTCTCTTGCTGGACTTTGTCTCTTTTGTCCTGCCCTCGTCGCGTTCTCTGCTCCGCCGAGTCTCCTCTTTATTGATTACATACCTCTCCTGCGGGGCGCTTCTCTCGAAAAGGGCCATTGGAGCTCTGCACGCTGCTTTCTGACCCTTGTATCACACACGCAGTCTTGCTCTTGCAaccttcctttctctctggaCTTTGGCcttttttcatcatcatctctgcGTTTGGTGGTAGCCAACATCAAGTGCGCGTCGGTGCCGACACTGAACGGCTACCATGTCTTCACATACATCACAGTCTTCGATCACCCTACATTCCGATGCGTCATTGCGGTCTCAAGAAGGCGTTGCCTCGTCACCCCTAAGGTCGGCGATCGCAATGCCCCGGACGAAAGCCGATTTCGCACTCTCCCCTCCCATCGTCGATCGAATACAGAGTATATTGCTCGCCCCCCTGTATTTGACAATCCTGCGCACAATCCGACCTCCGACGACCATTTTCTCCGATCGCAAGCTGCACCTGTCTGGATGGAAACGTTTCCTAAAAAGAAGCTCGAAGCACGCGCCCGCATCCTTTCAGATTGGTTTCAAGGTAAAAACGACACAGGTGAATCCGACACCAACATGCGATCTGGTACCGCAGGGGGACACACGAGGAAGAACTCCACCCCGGTGGCAGGAAGATTCTCCTTTTTCGGTCTGCGTCGGACTGCCGAACCGAGTTTCCAAATCCCCGAGCCCGCGGAAGATGAACTCTTGAATCTCGACCTCGAAGCAGCTCTGTCTTTGCCAGAGATCGACACGAATCCCGAAGAAGCCATGAACAATCTCCGTGACCAGGCCTCCACCGTGCTGCATCGCATGCAGGAAGCCTATAAACAAAGGACCTTTGCAATGCACCAAGCGTTGGCTGATCGAGATGAGAAGCttgaggagctcgaggagacACGTGCGCGGGTGGATCACCTCAAAATGCAATTGGATGGCATGGCTGCCAAGGTCATGGATCAGGAGAGGGCCATGAAAGCCATGGCCGACGATTTAGAACGAGAGAAGAATTTGCGACAGCGTGAACAGTCTTCTAGCCGGGGTCTGACTATGCGGACGGTTGCTTCCGAGGAAGACAACGCGTCGCTCGTGCTTCAGGCTCCTCATCGCAACAGCAAGCGTACCAGCCACGGGACCTTCGCCAGTGATTCCGGCTTTGAGTCGGGGGACGAAAGCGTGACCGACAGCATCTTTTCGAACAAAGAGTCTCTGGAGTCTCCGACATCTACGATAGCCGCTCCATCCCAGAATCTCTCCCATCTCGTCATGTCTGCTACCTCCCCAGTGCCGGCGTCGAACCCATCGACGCCGACTCAGAAAACCCTCAACGCCCCTGGCGCAAATCTCACGCCTGCGCGCTCATCGGCCTATGAGCGAGTCATCAAGGGAATCGCTTCCACCCGATTTGGTGGCTCTCTGGTGGGCAATACGAACCCGTGCAATATCTGCCATGGCGTACCTTCCTCGGAAGCCTGGAGTGTCATGGGTATCTTGAAAGACGAAAACCGGGGCCTCAAGTCGCGCCTTGGGGAACTTGAATTAGTGATCGATGATTGCTTGGGGCTGGTTGGCCCTTGAGACTGGCGTGGTGCTCAATAACGCCTCATTCTCAACTGgttctttctccttgatcacgGGTGATCAACcgaaggaagaagagttggGATATATCCAAATAGATTATTACATAGACAAATTTACCGTGCGACAGCTGCTTGCTAGAAGCCTGCGCTACATATTTGCAATTCTCGCCATCAAATGCCTGGGGTGAATTCTAGCAGCTACCTTACGACCGGGCACTACCTCTGCTTTGATGGCAAGTAGACGTAGATCGACTCTTATCGAGGTTCGTCGCTTCCAGCCCGTGGCGAGTTTTGTGGGGATGCATACCTCCCAAAGCTCGGGGCCATGTCTCACCGGCGTACACACCTGATGGTACACTGTGAAGGACAACGTTCCCTTTTCGAGTCGTTGGGATGTTCGGTTGTCTGAAAATATAGACCTGAACGAGATAATAACACCATTTCGTTAACATCGCCCTCGCAGTGCTTCACTGCCTCCTACTTCATTATTTGGTGTGGATCATTTGATTGGGTTGGGCTGCCGCTGGGTTGAGGTGTGCGTTGCGGCGAAGACCAAGTGGCCTTAATTAGCGCGAAGCGAAAAGTGGCCAGCGAGACGCTTCCCGtccctccctcttccccatcttttccatcccgaccacctcttcctcttctcccttccccttcccttctccttttccttcttcttaGCTTCTTCAATCCTCTGATACACCAGCTGGCTCGCATCACCAgcttttcctttttgcttttcgcCGGATTGGGAGGAAGACAGTCACCATGAGCGGCCGTGAGTTCTCCCACCATGCTCCCCAGAAGTCGCTCAGCACGCGATCGTCACAACCGACCGATCATCGATCTCAATGGCATCGAAAATACTGACAAAGCATTGCAGTACGCTTTCTTGATCTGATCAAGCCCTTCACGCCCCTCCTCCCGGAGGTGGCGGCGCCTGAAACCAAGGTGCCCTTCAACCAGAAGCTGATGTGGACGGGTGTACGTGACTCCTGAACATGATACTTTGCGCATCTCGCGCAATCACGGGAAAGACTGACACCAGTGGTCTTTTTAGTTGACTCTCCTGATCTTCCTGGTCATGAGCCAAATGCCTCTGTACGGTATTGTGTCGTCAGACACTTCCGACCCCCTGTACTGGCTGCGTATGATGCTGGCCAGTAACCGGGGTACGCTGATGGAGCTGGGTATTACCcccatcatctcctccgGCATGGTCTTCCAGGTATGTAAACCAGAATAAGGGCACTCTCGCTTCATCAAGCATTCAAGCTCACAAGTTCCCATTTCTTAGCTCCTTGCCGGAACCCACCTCATCGACGTCAACCTGGACCTCAAGACCGACCGTGAGCTCTACCAGACTGCCCAGAAGCTCTTCGCCATCATTCTTTC comes from Penicillium oxalicum strain HP7-1 chromosome I, whole genome shotgun sequence and encodes:
- a CDS encoding Autophagy-related protein 3, encoding MNIFHSTLSTWRDRLAPVSRTSTFRTTGQITPEEFVLAGDYLVYKFPTWSWGDASSPAKRVSYLPPGKQFLVTRGVPCHRRLNDNFAGDAGREDEIVRDMLAGEAEGDTRDANGDEGWLRTGGGRDTIADRDMQEAKIRDVRTVDESGNLGEQEEEDEIPDMEDDDDDEEAIIREPAGDSGTTQPLRTYTLYITYSNFYRTPRLYLSGYLSPSEPLPPHLMMEDIVGDYKDKTVTLEDFPWFDGSVKMATVHPCRHASVMKTMLDRADAALKLRLEKLKHNQSREQASQIQKAGGGSGLEGLVDNTKGLSLSDHAQPQHGGDEWEVLQADEEEQVAIRVDQYLVVFLKFIASVTPGIEHDHTMGV